The Bradysia coprophila strain Holo2 unplaced genomic scaffold, BU_Bcop_v1 contig_297, whole genome shotgun sequence DNA window GCTTACCTTGCTAGTAACCTTGAATTTGCTATCCTTGCAACTACATGCTTTAAACCCTATAAACCGTTTAAACCCCACTTCGGGCGCATCAAACGTACTCACCATTATTTTTCTCGTTGACAGCAGTTTGACAGATGTTCAGTTATCCTCCTGTCTTTCACCGAGAACAAGTAAAAACGTTTGGACATTTAATTGGAAACAAAACAGTTATGACTACACCGAAAGAAAGCAAAAGCAAAGATGAAGCTGATCCCGAAGTTATACCACGTCGCCAGCAGCGCACCGTCGATATTCTTACCTCCAAAACCGGTGGCGCCTATATACCGCCCGCAAAATTGCGTCTATTGCAAGCTGAAATCACTGACAAATCGTCCGCTGCGTATCAGCGAATCGCTTGGGAAgcgctgaaaaaatccatccACGGCTACATCAACAAAGTGAATGTGGACAACATTGGGATTATAACGCGCGAATTGTTGAAAGAGAACATCGTACGAGGTCGGGGTCTGATTTGCCGTTCCATTATCCAAGCACAAGCTGCATCACCCACATTCACACATGTGTATGCAGCTCTCGTTGCTGTGATCAATTCCAAATTTCCAAACATTGGCGAACTTTTGCTGAAACGGTTGGTGATTCAGTTCAAGCGAGGATTCCGGCGAAACGATAAAATGGTCTGCTTATCGGCGTCTCGCTTCATTGCCCATTTGGTGAATCAGCGAGTGGCCCACGAAATTCTGGCGCTGGAAATTTTAACACTGCTCGTGGAAACGCCGACCGACGATTCTGTGGAAGTGGCGATAGCATTTTTGAAGGAATGCGGTTATAAATTGCAGGAGGTGTCGTCGAAGGGGGTCAATGCAATTttcgaaatgttgaaaaatattctgCACGAAGGCAAATTGGACAAGCGCGTCCAGTACATGATCGAAGTGGTGTTTCAAGTGCGTAAAGATGGTTTCAAGGATCACATAGCAGTGATGGAATCGCTGGAATTGGTCGAAGAAGACGATCAATTTACACATTTAATTATGCTGGACGAGGCCACCGATGCACAGGATGTTTTGAGTAAGTGATTCACTGCCAATTCACGGTTGTGTCGGATGAAGTTAACCATTTTTCTGTTCCAGATGTATTCAAATTCGATGCCGAGTACGAGACCAACGAAAACAAGTACAAAGGACTCAGCAAAGAATTGCTGGGCAGCGATGCCAGTGGTTCTGAAGACGATGAGTCTGGCAGCGGAAGTGACGGCAGTGGTTCGGACGAAGAGGAAGCTGAAGGTGCCGAagaggaaaagaaaaatttgatcatcGACCAAACGGAAACGAATTTAGTGGCGCTACGGCGTACCATCTACCTGACCATTCACTCCAGTTTGGACTACGAAGAATGTGCGCACAAGCTGATGAAAATGGAACTGAAACCCGGTCAGGAGATGGAACTGTGTCACATGTTTCTCGATTGTTGTGCCGAGCAGCGAACGTACGAGAAATTTTACGGCTTGTTGGCTCAACGCTTCTGCAACATCAACAAGATCTACATTCCACCGTTTGAGGAGATATTCAAGGACACTTACGCAACAACACATCGCCTGGACACGAACCGACTGCGGAATGTCAGCAAATTTTTCGCCCATTTACTGTTCACCGATGCTATCGGATGGGATGTTATGGAATGTATCCGATTGAATGAAGACGATACGACCAGTTCCAGtcgaattttcatcaaaattctgTTCCAAGAATTGGCTGAGTACATGGGACTGGGCAAACTAAATGCGAGATTGAAAGACGTTACGATCCAGGAATCGTTCAGCGGATTATTTCCCAGAGACAATCCGAGGAATACGCGGTTCGCTATCAATTTTTTCACGTCCATTGGATTGGGCGGCCTGACCGATGAGTTGAGAGAACATCTGAAAAAGGCACCAAAACTGATGACACCAACCGTTACGGAAGTACTACAAACTAAAGAAGGTAGCAGCAGCAGCTCAGATTCGAGTAGCAGCAGCAGTAGTAGTAGTTCGAGTTCCAGTTCATCCGACTCATCGTCGGATTCGTCAAGCTCAAGCGATTCGTCGGACAGCAGTGTTTCGGTGAAGAAAtccaagaaaaagaaaaagtcgTCGGGTCGTTCGGCAGCCAAAGTGTCGAAGAAGTCGGATACAAATTCACGACGAAGAAAACATTCGTCCGAAGAACGAACATCTGGCAGAGATGATAAGGTTAGAAGAAGAGATGAATCAAAGGCGTCTAAAGAGAAACACTCGTCACGACGGGATTCGCGAGAACGGAAGGAGTCGCAGGTGGCTAAAGATAAATACGCACAGCGACGAGACTCACGTGATCGAGACTATGGTCGAGACGATCGACGACGTGACAGAGACTCTCCGCGACGCCGTAAGAGGAACAGTGACAGTGACAGCAGCGATAGAATTAAGGACAGCAAACGCAGGAAAGATGATCGTCGGTATGGTAAGTCCAAGCGAAGCGTTTCAAGTGAAAGAGAATGAATGTGTAAGATGAACGGTTGTCGGTGAAATTGAtatggaaataaaaagaaatgcgAGAGGAAGATCGTCTTCGacttgtttcatttttctccACTATTTCGCTCGTGTGTCTCGGATGCAGGAAGTCTTAATCAGCAATCAAGTGAATGATCAGTGTGTGACACTTCGGTATCAGTTGGCTGATTTCTCCGTCAAATAAAAACTCAAACTCGACGAGATACGATGAACTGATTTCTATTTCCTTGCATACATCCACCAcagaacaatttcattttttcgaaaCGCCCACCAGTGCCGGCCGTATACATCTCTCGCGTAACTTATAACCGACTTTTGTCACCTCAACTACAACGTCTGGGTCGACATTTTCACATTGCTGCAAAATATTCCCGAATGAGCAACAAATTCTGAAATGCAAATTCAAATCGAACAAACCTTCTGGAACAGCGCTTCATGCAAATTGGGATTGAATTTCTCATTGATTGGATTGACCACCTCTAATCCGTGCCGTTTAAAAACTTGCATCAATGACTGTTGCGTCATCGTCAAGCCTTCGTACAGATTCTTTAAGTGCGGATTCGAGTTGTTTACTTCATCTTTCGGCACCGCGTTGGTCGCATGTCCCAATATGTCTGCCACTTCCAATAAGTCCTTGCAGAAGCTCTGTATACCGAAAACTTTAGCGTCGTCGATCTGTTTGGTCAAACGTTTCCGTAAATTTTCACTATCGGCCAGCGATCGCTTATACTTGTCCTGGATGGTTTTAGTGGTGGGAATGGATTAGTAATCGGTCAATGGAATGGTGCAATTCGGCGAGATTTTCTTACCAGCAGTTCATCATtcttttcctttaattttgtTACTTCGAGTGTTAGCCCTTCGACTTCCGCTGTCGGTTTACTTTCGCTGTCTTTTTGTTCCGGGTCGATAACGTTTTCCTTTCGTTCTgacgaaaaatttcgactggACAATGGTGCTGACAATCTGCGGAAAAGAACGTTCTAAATTGGTCGAGATGCATGATATTCCCTAAGTCGGACAGTGGGACATTGTGAGTAACATGATTCCTGCGGTAGtttgattcaaaataaaaatgttaaagcgAACAGATAACCATGAAGGAAACCGAAGCTTCTCGGTCACTGTCACTGTGTTagagaaacaattttcaatcaaaaaatcggaaaatt harbors:
- the LOC119078715 gene encoding pre-mRNA-splicing factor CWC22 homolog translates to MFSYPPVFHREQVKTFGHLIGNKTVMTTPKESKSKDEADPEVIPRRQQRTVDILTSKTGGAYIPPAKLRLLQAEITDKSSAAYQRIAWEALKKSIHGYINKVNVDNIGIITRELLKENIVRGRGLICRSIIQAQAASPTFTHVYAALVAVINSKFPNIGELLLKRLVIQFKRGFRRNDKMVCLSASRFIAHLVNQRVAHEILALEILTLLVETPTDDSVEVAIAFLKECGYKLQEVSSKGVNAIFEMLKNILHEGKLDKRVQYMIEVVFQVRKDGFKDHIAVMESLELVEEDDQFTHLIMLDEATDAQDVLNVFKFDAEYETNENKYKGLSKELLGSDASGSEDDESGSGSDGSGSDEEEAEGAEEEKKNLIIDQTETNLVALRRTIYLTIHSSLDYEECAHKLMKMELKPGQEMELCHMFLDCCAEQRTYEKFYGLLAQRFCNINKIYIPPFEEIFKDTYATTHRLDTNRLRNVSKFFAHLLFTDAIGWDVMECIRLNEDDTTSSSRIFIKILFQELAEYMGLGKLNARLKDVTIQESFSGLFPRDNPRNTRFAINFFTSIGLGGLTDELREHLKKAPKLMTPTVTEVLQTKEGSSSSSDSSSSSSSSSSSSSSSDSSSDSSSSSDSSDSSVSVKKSKKKKKSSGRSAAKVSKKSDTNSRRRKHSSEERTSGRDDKVRRRDESKASKEKHSSRRDSRERKESQVAKDKYAQRRDSRDRDYGRDDRRRDRDSPRRRKRNSDSDSSDRIKDSKRRKDDRRYGKSKRSVSSERE
- the LOC119078718 gene encoding grpE protein homolog, mitochondrial, whose product is MASLTVMFRSPRFTTLLQQTSNLRLSAPLSSRNFSSERKENVIDPEQKDSESKPTAEVEGLTLEVTKLKEKNDELLDKYKRSLADSENLRKRLTKQIDDAKVFGIQSFCKDLLEVADILGHATNAVPKDEVNNSNPHLKNLYEGLTMTQQSLMQVFKRHGLEVVNPINEKFNPNLHEALFQKQCENVDPDVVVEVTKVGYKLRERCIRPALVGVSKK